A region of Micromonospora chokoriensis DNA encodes the following proteins:
- a CDS encoding Rv0361 family membrane protein, with product MTAPAPPPGPGVAPPFAAPPTEGRRTRLWLGLGVGALAVLLCCGGGGTAVVGLAVSGVQAIREQARTVTGDYYQALVERNYGRAYDQLCDDAQRRESRPEFERRAAAEPQVAAFRIGEVDTTTLTVPVDVTLAGGDREQQQVSLGQDGQTGGVEVCGVS from the coding sequence ATGACCGCACCCGCCCCGCCACCCGGACCCGGGGTGGCTCCGCCGTTCGCCGCGCCGCCCACCGAGGGCCGCCGCACCCGGCTCTGGCTCGGCCTCGGCGTCGGCGCGCTCGCCGTGCTGCTCTGCTGTGGTGGGGGCGGCACCGCCGTCGTCGGCCTGGCCGTCAGCGGCGTGCAGGCGATCCGGGAGCAGGCCCGCACCGTGACCGGCGACTACTACCAGGCGCTCGTCGAACGCAACTACGGGCGGGCGTACGACCAGCTGTGCGACGACGCGCAGCGGCGTGAGTCCCGGCCCGAGTTCGAACGGCGTGCCGCCGCCGAGCCGCAGGTCGCGGCGTTCCGGATCGGTGAGGTGGACACCACCACCCTGACCGTTCCCGTCGACGTGACGCTCGCCGGCGGCGATCGGGAGCAGCAGCAGGTCAGCCTCGGCCAGGACGGGCAGACCGGGGGCGTGGAGGTCTGCGGGGTCAGCTGA
- the ppdK gene encoding pyruvate, phosphate dikinase, whose product MAAQETVDHKYVYDFSEGNKDLKDLLGGKGANLAEMTNLGLPVPPGFTITTEACQAYLATGREPDGLAGQIEAHLESLERAMGKRLGDPQDPLLVSVRSGAKFSMPGMMETVLNVGLNDQSVVGLSAQAGQNDRFAWDSYRRLIQMFGKTVCEVPGEEFEHALDEIKNAKGTHNDLDLDADDLRGLVDAYKKIFVKHTGREFPQQPREQLDLAIRAVFESWNAERAVLYRRQERIPADLGTAVNVVTMVFGNLGPDSGTGVAFTRDPASGAQGIYGDYLANAQGEDVVAGIRNTVPLNELERLDKQSYDELLGYMARLEEHYRDLCDIEFTIERGKLWMLQTRVGKRTAAAAFVIAGQLVDEGLIDLDEALHRVNGAQLAQLMFPRFQLDHEFEAVAKGIGASPGAASGKVVFTSARAVELAAEGESVILVRRETNPDDLNGMIAAKGILTSRGGKTSHAAVVARGMGKTCVSGADEIDVNVPAKRFTVAGQTVDEGDVVSIDGTTGKVYLGEVPVMPSEVVQYFEGSLDAEHVDNALVRAVHRIMTHADGRRRLAVRTNADTGADAARARRFGAEGIGLCRTEHMFLGDRRELVERLILARDADGREAALEALLPLQRADFVEIFREMDGLPVTVRLIDPPLHEFLPPLEQLAVNVAVAQERGEDVAKEEALLAAVRRMHEENPMLGLRGVRLGLVIPGLFAMQVRAIAEAAVAVSRAGGTACPEIMVPLVGAVQELETVRAEAEKIIADVVGDSGVEVLIGTMIEVPRAALTAGQIAEAAEFFSFGTNDLTQMGWGFSRDDVEGAFFWRYLELGIFGISPFESIDRDGVGRLVRIASEEGRAARPGLKLGVCGEHGGDPDSVHFFHEVGLDYVSCSPFRVPVARLEAGRAVVETGGSDSR is encoded by the coding sequence GTGGCAGCGCAAGAGACCGTCGATCACAAGTACGTCTACGACTTCTCCGAGGGCAACAAGGACCTCAAGGACCTGCTCGGGGGCAAGGGCGCCAACCTCGCCGAGATGACCAACCTCGGCCTGCCCGTGCCCCCGGGCTTCACCATCACCACCGAGGCGTGTCAGGCGTACCTCGCCACGGGACGGGAGCCGGACGGACTCGCCGGGCAGATCGAGGCGCACCTGGAGTCGCTGGAGCGCGCGATGGGCAAGCGCCTCGGCGACCCGCAGGACCCACTGCTGGTGTCGGTCCGCTCCGGTGCCAAGTTCTCCATGCCCGGCATGATGGAGACCGTTCTCAACGTCGGCCTCAACGACCAGAGCGTGGTCGGCCTCTCCGCGCAGGCCGGACAGAACGACAGGTTCGCCTGGGATTCCTACCGCCGCCTCATCCAGATGTTCGGCAAGACCGTCTGCGAGGTGCCGGGCGAGGAGTTCGAGCACGCGCTGGACGAGATCAAGAACGCCAAGGGCACCCACAACGACCTGGATCTGGACGCCGACGACCTGCGTGGGCTGGTCGACGCGTACAAGAAGATCTTTGTGAAGCACACCGGTCGGGAGTTCCCGCAGCAGCCACGTGAACAGCTCGACCTCGCCATCCGGGCGGTCTTCGAGTCGTGGAACGCCGAGCGCGCCGTGCTCTACCGTCGCCAGGAGCGGATCCCGGCCGACCTCGGCACCGCGGTCAACGTGGTGACCATGGTCTTCGGCAACCTCGGGCCCGACTCCGGCACCGGGGTCGCGTTCACCCGTGACCCGGCCAGTGGGGCGCAGGGCATCTACGGCGACTACCTGGCCAACGCCCAGGGCGAGGACGTCGTCGCCGGCATCCGCAACACCGTGCCGCTGAACGAGCTGGAGCGGCTGGACAAGCAGTCCTACGACGAGCTGCTCGGGTACATGGCCCGGCTGGAGGAGCACTACAGGGACCTCTGCGACATCGAGTTCACCATCGAGCGCGGCAAGCTGTGGATGCTGCAGACGCGGGTCGGCAAGCGGACGGCCGCCGCCGCGTTCGTCATCGCCGGGCAGCTCGTCGACGAGGGCCTCATCGACCTGGACGAGGCGCTGCACCGGGTCAACGGCGCGCAGCTCGCGCAGCTGATGTTCCCCCGCTTCCAGCTCGACCACGAGTTCGAGGCGGTCGCCAAGGGCATCGGGGCCTCGCCCGGCGCGGCGTCCGGGAAGGTGGTCTTCACCTCCGCGCGGGCCGTCGAGCTGGCCGCCGAGGGGGAGTCGGTGATCCTGGTCCGCCGGGAGACCAACCCGGACGACCTGAACGGCATGATCGCCGCCAAGGGCATCCTCACCTCGCGCGGCGGCAAGACCAGTCACGCTGCCGTGGTCGCCCGGGGGATGGGCAAGACCTGCGTCTCGGGTGCCGACGAGATCGACGTCAACGTGCCGGCGAAGCGGTTCACCGTGGCCGGGCAGACCGTCGACGAGGGCGACGTCGTGTCCATCGACGGCACCACGGGCAAGGTCTACCTGGGCGAGGTGCCGGTCATGCCGTCGGAGGTGGTGCAGTACTTCGAGGGCAGCCTGGACGCCGAGCACGTCGACAACGCCCTGGTCCGGGCCGTACACCGGATCATGACGCACGCCGACGGCCGGCGGCGGCTGGCGGTCCGCACGAACGCCGACACCGGCGCGGACGCCGCCCGGGCCCGGCGCTTCGGCGCCGAGGGCATCGGCCTGTGCCGCACCGAGCACATGTTCCTCGGCGACCGGCGGGAGCTGGTCGAACGCCTGATCCTGGCCCGCGACGCGGACGGGCGGGAGGCGGCGTTGGAGGCGCTGCTGCCGTTGCAGCGGGCCGACTTCGTGGAGATCTTCCGCGAGATGGACGGCCTGCCGGTCACCGTCCGGCTGATCGACCCGCCGCTGCACGAGTTCCTACCGCCGCTGGAGCAGCTCGCGGTGAACGTGGCGGTCGCGCAGGAGCGTGGCGAGGACGTGGCCAAGGAGGAGGCGCTGCTCGCCGCCGTCCGGCGGATGCACGAGGAGAACCCGATGCTCGGGCTGCGGGGCGTCCGCCTCGGCCTGGTCATCCCGGGTCTCTTCGCGATGCAGGTCCGGGCCATCGCCGAGGCGGCCGTCGCGGTCAGCCGCGCGGGTGGCACCGCCTGCCCGGAGATCATGGTGCCGCTGGTCGGGGCCGTGCAGGAGCTGGAGACCGTACGCGCCGAGGCCGAAAAGATCATCGCGGATGTGGTCGGGGACAGCGGCGTCGAGGTGCTGATCGGCACCATGATCGAGGTGCCCCGGGCGGCGCTGACCGCCGGGCAGATCGCCGAGGCCGCCGAGTTCTTCTCCTTCGGCACCAACGACCTGACCCAGATGGGCTGGGGCTTCTCCCGCGACGACGTCGAGGGGGCGTTCTTCTGGCGTTACCTGGAGCTGGGCATCTTCGGCATCTCGCCGTTCGAGTCCATCGACCGCGACGGCGTCGGTCGGCTGGTGCGCATCGCCTCCGAGGAGGGTCGAGCGGCCCGGCCCGGCCTGAAGCTCGGCGTCTGCGGTGAGCACGGCGGCGACCCGGACTCGGTGCACTTCTTCCACGAGGTCGGCCTGGACTACGTGTCCTGCTCGCCGTTCCGGGTGCCGGTGGCCCGGTTGGAGGCCGGCCGCGCGGTGGTGGAGACCGGCGGGTCGGACAGCCGCTGA
- a CDS encoding C39 family peptidase has protein sequence MRTDLIRKTALTAAGLAFTGGAIAGPVTTAFAAPNTSKPASQTQTDRNGHGERQLGVRYEAQPNFYYCGPAAARNALSVQGKDISVDAMAKEMGTTEAGTNSINDITPVLNKETGKNDAYHSVEISTPKADDKQTDKLRADVVKTVDDGRAVVANIAGTTTDTDGGIHSFEGGHYISVVGYRDNGDIVKIADSADPNTASYEVTVEHLADWIATRGYATS, from the coding sequence ATGCGTACCGATCTGATTCGTAAGACCGCCCTGACCGCCGCCGGCCTCGCCTTCACCGGCGGCGCCATCGCCGGACCCGTCACCACCGCCTTCGCCGCCCCGAACACCAGCAAGCCCGCGTCGCAGACGCAGACCGACCGCAACGGCCACGGCGAGCGTCAGCTGGGTGTGCGCTACGAAGCCCAGCCGAACTTCTACTACTGCGGCCCCGCCGCCGCCCGTAACGCCCTGTCCGTGCAGGGCAAGGACATCAGCGTGGACGCCATGGCCAAGGAGATGGGCACCACCGAGGCCGGCACCAACTCCATCAACGACATCACCCCGGTGCTGAACAAGGAGACCGGCAAGAACGACGCCTACCACTCCGTCGAGATCAGCACCCCCAAGGCCGACGACAAGCAGACCGACAAGCTGCGCGCCGACGTCGTCAAGACCGTCGACGACGGCCGGGCCGTGGTCGCCAACATCGCCGGCACCACCACTGACACCGACGGTGGTATCCACTCCTTCGAGGGTGGGCACTACATCAGCGTCGTCGGCTACCGCGACAACGGCGACATCGTCAAGATCGCCGACTCTGCCGACCCGAACACCGCCTCCTACGAGGTCACCGTCGAGCACCTCGCCGACTGGATCGCCACCCGCGGCTACGCCACCAGCTAA
- a CDS encoding glycine--tRNA ligase, with protein sequence MPADRIDAVVSLAKRRGFVFPSSEIYGGTRSAWDYGPLGVELKENVRRQWWKTMVQQRDDVVGLDSAVILARKVWEASGHIAEFVDPLTECQFCHKRFRADHLEEAYAEKHGKPLTSLSELNCPNCGNKGTFTEPKMFNGLMKTYLGPVESDEGLHYLRPETAQGIFVNYKNVETVARKKPPFGIAQTGKSFRNEITPGNFIFRTREFEQMEMEFFVEPGTDEQWHEYWLQERWNWYLDLGLSADNLRLFEHPKEKLSHYSKRTVDIEYRFQFGGSEFAELEGIANRTDFDLSTHSKHSGVDLSYFDQTKSERWMPYVIEPAAGLTRAVLAFLLEAYDEDEAPNTKGGVDKRTVMRFDPRLAPVKVAVLPLSRNEALSPKAKDLATLLRKRWVVEFDDSQAIGRRYRRQDEIGTPFCVTVDFDTLDDNAVTVRNRDTMAQERVSLDQVERYLIERLPGC encoded by the coding sequence ATGCCAGCCGACCGTATCGACGCCGTCGTCAGCCTCGCCAAGCGCCGAGGCTTCGTCTTCCCCTCCAGCGAGATCTACGGGGGCACCCGATCGGCGTGGGACTACGGTCCGCTCGGCGTGGAGCTCAAGGAGAACGTTCGCCGGCAGTGGTGGAAGACCATGGTCCAGCAGCGCGACGACGTGGTCGGTCTCGACTCCGCCGTCATCCTGGCCCGCAAGGTGTGGGAGGCGTCCGGCCACATCGCCGAGTTCGTCGACCCGCTGACCGAGTGCCAGTTCTGCCACAAGCGCTTCCGGGCCGACCACCTGGAGGAGGCGTACGCCGAGAAGCACGGCAAGCCGCTGACCTCGCTGTCCGAGCTGAACTGCCCCAACTGCGGCAACAAGGGCACCTTCACCGAGCCGAAGATGTTCAACGGCCTGATGAAGACCTACCTGGGCCCGGTGGAGAGCGACGAGGGTCTGCACTACCTGCGCCCGGAGACCGCGCAGGGCATCTTCGTGAACTACAAGAACGTCGAGACGGTCGCCCGCAAGAAGCCCCCGTTCGGCATCGCGCAGACCGGCAAGTCGTTCCGCAACGAGATAACGCCGGGCAACTTCATCTTCCGGACCCGCGAGTTCGAGCAGATGGAGATGGAGTTCTTCGTCGAGCCGGGCACCGACGAGCAGTGGCACGAGTACTGGCTCCAGGAGCGCTGGAACTGGTACCTCGACCTCGGCCTGTCGGCGGACAATCTGCGCCTCTTCGAGCACCCCAAGGAGAAGCTCTCGCACTACTCGAAGCGGACGGTGGACATCGAGTACCGCTTCCAGTTCGGTGGCAGCGAGTTCGCCGAGCTGGAGGGCATCGCCAACCGCACCGACTTCGACCTCTCCACGCACAGCAAGCACTCGGGCGTCGACCTGTCGTACTTCGACCAGACCAAGAGTGAGCGCTGGATGCCGTACGTCATCGAGCCGGCCGCGGGTCTGACCCGCGCCGTGCTGGCCTTCCTGCTGGAGGCGTACGACGAGGACGAGGCGCCGAACACCAAGGGCGGCGTGGACAAGCGCACCGTGATGCGGTTCGACCCGCGGCTCGCCCCGGTCAAGGTGGCGGTGCTGCCGCTGTCCCGCAACGAGGCGCTGTCGCCGAAGGCCAAGGACCTCGCGACCCTGCTGCGCAAGCGCTGGGTGGTGGAGTTCGACGACTCGCAGGCGATCGGCCGCCGCTACCGCCGGCAGGACGAGATCGGCACCCCGTTCTGCGTGACAGTCGACTTCGACACGCTGGACGACAACGCCGTGACGGTGCGCAACCGGGACACCATGGCCCAGGAGCGGGTCTCCCTGGACCAGGTCGAGCGCTACCTGATCGAGCGACTTCCGGGCTGCTGA
- a CDS encoding deoxyguanosinetriphosphate triphosphohydrolase: protein MASELAAADARLVEESPKDTGHRRSPYERDRARVLHSAAFRRLAAKTQVHTAGTDDFLRTRLTHSLEVAQIAREMGARLGCDPDVVDVAGLAHDLGHPPFGHNGEAALDLLATPCGGFEGNAQTLRVLTRLEAKVLAPDGSSAGLNLTRASLDAIGKYPWPRRPGERKFGVYADDAEVFAWIRAGAPGDRRCLEAQVMDWADDVAYSVHDVEDGIHGGYVTLRPLLTDADERAALCADVAGAYSGESADDLAEVLVEVLADPLLAPLAGYDGSHRAQVALKATTSGVTGRFVSAAVAATEERFGPGPHRRYAADLVVPRLVRAQCALLKGIALRYVMRRSGFRGRYERQRTMLAELVAALVRRAPDGLDPIFAALWRAAPDDAARLRVVVDQVASLTDPAAVTWHTRLVGGDAPPARDGAA from the coding sequence GTGGCAAGTGAGCTTGCGGCGGCGGACGCCCGGCTGGTCGAGGAGTCACCCAAGGACACCGGGCACCGCCGCTCACCGTACGAGCGCGACCGCGCCCGGGTGCTGCACTCCGCGGCGTTCCGGCGATTGGCCGCCAAGACCCAGGTGCACACCGCTGGCACCGACGACTTCCTGCGTACGCGGCTGACCCACTCGCTGGAGGTGGCCCAGATCGCCCGGGAGATGGGTGCCCGGTTGGGGTGTGACCCGGACGTGGTGGACGTGGCCGGGCTCGCCCACGACCTCGGGCACCCTCCGTTCGGGCACAACGGCGAGGCCGCCCTGGACCTGCTGGCCACGCCGTGCGGCGGGTTCGAGGGCAACGCGCAGACCCTGCGGGTGTTGACCCGTCTGGAGGCGAAGGTGCTCGCCCCGGACGGCTCGTCCGCCGGGCTCAACCTCACCAGGGCGTCGCTCGACGCGATCGGCAAGTATCCCTGGCCGCGCCGTCCCGGCGAGCGCAAGTTCGGGGTGTACGCCGACGACGCGGAGGTCTTCGCCTGGATCCGGGCCGGCGCGCCCGGGGACCGGCGCTGCCTGGAGGCGCAGGTGATGGACTGGGCCGACGACGTCGCGTACTCGGTGCACGACGTGGAGGACGGCATCCACGGCGGGTACGTGACGCTGCGTCCACTGCTGACCGACGCCGACGAGCGGGCCGCGCTCTGCGCCGACGTGGCGGGCGCGTACTCGGGGGAGTCCGCCGACGACCTGGCCGAGGTGCTGGTCGAGGTGCTGGCCGACCCGCTGCTCGCCCCGCTGGCGGGTTACGACGGCAGCCACCGGGCGCAGGTCGCGTTGAAGGCGACGACCAGCGGGGTGACCGGGAGGTTCGTGTCCGCCGCGGTGGCTGCCACGGAGGAGCGCTTCGGGCCCGGGCCGCACCGCCGGTACGCCGCCGACCTGGTGGTGCCCCGACTGGTCCGCGCGCAGTGCGCCCTGCTCAAGGGCATCGCGTTGCGGTACGTCATGCGCCGGTCCGGCTTCCGGGGTCGCTACGAGCGGCAGCGCACGATGCTGGCCGAGTTGGTCGCCGCGCTGGTCCGGCGTGCGCCGGACGGGCTCGACCCGATCTTCGCGGCGCTGTGGCGGGCGGCGCCGGACGACGCGGCCCGACTGCGGGTGGTGGTCGACCAGGTCGCCTCGCTCACCGACCCGGCGGCCGTGACCTGGCACACCCGCCTCGTGGGCGGAGACGCACCGCCGGCTCGCGACGGGGCAGCTTAG
- a CDS encoding beta-N-acetylhexosaminidase yields MDGTPTGEPHFCHNRREYTPGVAAVSTAHSPGPATTPASLSAEEPGVATLARTAEQAARTLLAPAAPHRLADVVPAPRQVQPDPAGDWTLPAEAVIVASSDPAVLAVAEQLAALLRPATGYPLPVTDAAAPAAVDGIALVLDDTAADLGAEGYRLEVTTNGVRVTAGTAAGLFHGVQTLRQLFPAAVESPTPVTERWALPGGTITDAPRFPYRGAMLDVARHFFAVEDVLRVVDHLARYKLNHLHLHLTDDQGWRIAVDSWPKLTTVGGATAVGGSPGGFYTKADYTRIVSYAAARHITVVPEIDLPGHTNSALVAYPELAPDKIAPQPYTGTEVGFSYVDPADDRTYDFIADVLGELAAITPGPWLHIGGDEAFKVKGEVYTGFVERVQRIVAGLGKTVVGWHQLAPAAPVDGRVLQWWGTDGEDPTTAEAVRQGARLIVSPGNHAYLDMKYAADTPIGHDWAGLIDVRKAYDWDPGTHVAGVPSTAVIGVEAPLWTESVTSLADIEFLLLPRLPAIAELGWSPRDTHDWAGFRDRLADHGHRWDAAGITFHRAPEIPWPTGPAIPAQRDPAVPTQPDTTR; encoded by the coding sequence CTGGATGGCACGCCAACCGGTGAACCTCACTTTTGCCATAACCGACGCGAATACACCCCCGGAGTCGCCGCCGTGTCGACCGCCCACTCCCCCGGCCCTGCCACCACCCCTGCGTCGCTGTCCGCGGAGGAACCGGGCGTGGCCACGCTGGCCCGCACGGCCGAGCAGGCCGCCCGCACCCTGCTCGCCCCGGCGGCCCCGCACCGGTTGGCCGACGTCGTCCCGGCCCCCCGGCAGGTCCAGCCGGACCCGGCCGGAGACTGGACACTGCCGGCCGAAGCGGTCATCGTGGCCAGCTCCGACCCCGCCGTCCTGGCCGTCGCCGAGCAGCTCGCCGCACTGCTGCGCCCGGCCACCGGCTACCCGCTGCCGGTCACCGACGCCGCCGCACCGGCAGCGGTCGACGGCATCGCGCTGGTGCTGGACGACACCGCCGCCGACCTGGGCGCGGAGGGCTACCGGCTGGAGGTCACCACCAATGGGGTACGCGTCACCGCCGGCACCGCCGCCGGCCTCTTCCACGGCGTGCAGACGCTGCGCCAACTGTTCCCGGCGGCCGTCGAGAGCCCGACCCCGGTCACCGAACGGTGGGCGCTGCCCGGCGGCACCATCACCGACGCACCCCGGTTCCCGTACCGGGGCGCGATGCTCGACGTCGCCCGGCACTTCTTCGCCGTCGAGGACGTCCTGCGGGTGGTCGACCACCTGGCCCGGTACAAGCTCAACCACCTGCACCTGCACCTCACCGACGACCAGGGCTGGCGGATCGCCGTCGACTCCTGGCCGAAGCTGACCACCGTCGGCGGGGCGACCGCTGTCGGTGGCAGCCCCGGCGGGTTCTACACGAAGGCCGACTACACGCGGATCGTCTCCTACGCGGCCGCCCGGCACATCACCGTCGTCCCGGAGATCGACCTCCCCGGGCACACCAACTCGGCGCTGGTCGCCTACCCGGAGCTGGCACCGGACAAGATCGCGCCGCAGCCGTACACCGGCACGGAGGTGGGTTTCAGCTACGTCGACCCGGCCGACGACCGGACGTACGACTTCATCGCGGACGTCCTGGGCGAACTGGCCGCGATCACACCCGGGCCCTGGCTGCACATCGGCGGCGACGAGGCGTTCAAGGTGAAGGGCGAGGTCTACACCGGTTTCGTCGAGCGGGTCCAACGCATCGTCGCCGGCCTCGGCAAGACCGTCGTCGGCTGGCACCAGCTCGCGCCGGCCGCCCCCGTCGACGGGCGGGTCCTCCAGTGGTGGGGCACGGACGGCGAAGACCCCACCACGGCCGAGGCCGTACGCCAGGGGGCCCGACTGATCGTCTCCCCCGGTAACCACGCCTACCTGGACATGAAGTACGCCGCGGACACCCCCATCGGGCACGACTGGGCCGGCCTGATCGACGTGCGGAAGGCGTACGACTGGGATCCGGGCACCCACGTCGCCGGCGTGCCCTCCACGGCGGTCATCGGGGTGGAGGCCCCGCTCTGGACCGAGTCGGTCACCTCACTGGCCGACATCGAGTTCCTGCTCCTGCCCCGGCTCCCGGCGATCGCCGAGCTGGGCTGGTCGCCCCGGGACACCCACGACTGGGCCGGTTTCCGCGACCGCCTGGCCGACCACGGCCACCGGTGGGACGCCGCCGGGATCACCTTCCACCGCGCGCCAGAGATCCCCTGGCCGACCGGACCGGCCATTCCCGCACAGCGCGACCCAGCCGTGCCCACCCAGCCCGACACCACCCGATAG
- the dusB gene encoding tRNA dihydrouridine synthase DusB, with the protein MPVLRPLTLGPYQVWPPVVLAPMAGITNVGFRRLCREQGGGIYVCEMITTRALVERNPKTLRMIAFGDDEKPRSLQLYGTDPEITAAAVRIVVERNLADHIDLNFGCPVPKVTRRGGGAALPWRRRLFARLVKAAVDAAAPSGVPVTVKMRKGIDDDHLTYVEAGLAAQDAGVAAVALHGRTASQRYSGTADWDAIATLKQALDVPVLGNGDIWEADDALRMVAHTGVDGVVVGRGCLGRPWLFADLEAAFNGRPERRLPTLGEVAATMRRHAELLVDQFVAGARNPARGERDGCTDFRKHVAWYLKGFPVGGELRRSLAMIESLAQLDDLLGKLDPTEPFPVATLGQPRGRTNSPGKVALPDGWLASRDDDTVPEGAEMDDSGG; encoded by the coding sequence ATGCCCGTGCTGCGGCCGTTGACTCTCGGGCCGTACCAGGTGTGGCCGCCGGTGGTGCTCGCCCCGATGGCCGGGATCACCAACGTCGGGTTCCGCCGGCTCTGCCGGGAGCAGGGCGGCGGCATCTACGTCTGCGAAATGATCACCACGCGTGCGTTGGTCGAGCGCAACCCGAAGACGCTGCGCATGATCGCTTTCGGCGACGACGAGAAGCCGCGCAGCCTCCAGCTCTACGGCACCGACCCGGAGATCACCGCAGCCGCCGTCCGGATCGTGGTCGAGCGCAACCTGGCCGATCACATCGACCTCAACTTCGGCTGCCCGGTCCCCAAAGTCACCCGACGCGGCGGCGGTGCGGCGTTGCCGTGGCGGCGTCGGCTCTTCGCCCGACTGGTGAAGGCCGCCGTGGACGCCGCGGCACCGTCCGGGGTGCCGGTCACGGTCAAGATGCGCAAGGGTATCGACGACGACCATCTGACGTACGTCGAAGCGGGCCTGGCCGCCCAGGACGCCGGCGTGGCCGCGGTTGCCCTGCACGGGCGGACCGCGTCGCAGCGGTACTCGGGCACCGCCGACTGGGACGCGATCGCCACCCTGAAGCAGGCCCTCGACGTGCCGGTGCTCGGCAACGGTGACATCTGGGAGGCCGACGACGCGCTGCGGATGGTCGCGCACACCGGCGTGGACGGCGTGGTCGTCGGTCGCGGCTGCCTGGGCCGGCCGTGGCTCTTCGCCGACCTGGAGGCCGCCTTCAACGGCCGGCCGGAACGGCGACTGCCCACCCTCGGCGAGGTGGCGGCGACCATGCGCCGGCACGCCGAGCTGCTGGTGGACCAGTTCGTGGCGGGCGCCCGCAACCCGGCCCGAGGCGAACGCGACGGCTGCACCGACTTCCGCAAGCACGTCGCCTGGTACCTCAAGGGTTTCCCGGTCGGCGGCGAACTGCGCCGCTCACTGGCGATGATCGAGAGCCTGGCCCAGCTCGACGACCTGCTCGGCAAGCTCGACCCGACCGAGCCGTTCCCGGTGGCCACGCTGGGCCAGCCGCGCGGGCGCACCAACTCGCCGGGCAAGGTCGCCCTGCCGGACGGTTGGCTGGCCAGCCGGGACGACGACACCGTCCCCGAGGGCGCCGAGATGGACGACTCCGGCGGCTGA
- a CDS encoding antibiotic biosynthesis monooxygenase, with product MLVTNRFVVDVDVADDFTERAHAALTALAARPGYLRGQLVRALDDPRYWSLVTEWESVGTYRRALGAFDVKVSAVPLLAESVDEPSAYEALAVAAPGGAVVVAESDRAAGPYR from the coding sequence TTGCTGGTGACCAACCGGTTCGTGGTCGACGTCGATGTCGCCGACGACTTCACCGAACGGGCGCACGCCGCCCTCACCGCCCTGGCCGCCCGCCCCGGCTACCTGCGCGGTCAACTGGTCCGGGCACTCGACGACCCCCGGTACTGGTCGCTGGTCACCGAATGGGAGTCCGTCGGCACCTACCGACGGGCGCTCGGCGCCTTCGACGTCAAGGTCAGCGCCGTGCCGCTGCTCGCCGAGTCGGTCGACGAGCCCTCCGCGTACGAGGCGCTGGCCGTCGCAGCACCCGGGGGAGCGGTGGTCGTCGCCGAGAGTGATCGGGCTGCGGGTCCTTACCGCTGA
- a CDS encoding VOC family protein — MTSVWENLTVDARDPARLARWWAEALGYQVVTESPDEVEIRQSADRLPGLVFVPVADAKQRKNRLHIDLRPADQEAEVERLVDMGARHVDIGQGDVEWTVLADPEGNEFCVLRGK, encoded by the coding sequence ATGACCAGCGTCTGGGAGAACCTCACCGTCGATGCCCGCGATCCGGCGCGACTGGCCCGCTGGTGGGCCGAGGCGCTCGGTTACCAGGTCGTCACCGAGAGTCCGGACGAGGTGGAGATCCGCCAGTCCGCGGACCGCCTGCCCGGCCTGGTCTTCGTGCCGGTGGCCGACGCCAAGCAGCGCAAGAACCGACTGCACATCGACCTGCGCCCCGCCGACCAGGAGGCCGAGGTCGAGCGGCTGGTCGACATGGGCGCCCGGCACGTCGACATCGGCCAGGGCGACGTCGAGTGGACGGTGCTGGCCGATCCGGAGGGCAACGAGTTCTGCGTCCTCCGTGGCAAGTGA
- a CDS encoding roadblock/LC7 domain-containing protein — translation MCERAKITPAAAPRAASDATHLAALAAASFGLGHRVADTVRCGEFRESVVRTTTGCVVTYPAGRSALLTLVTVSPGEDLEALHEEARAVARRAGTVVDRRGGGVGATAVAEAHGPLAVRTPMATLPAQLRRPSRPTWRRPPI, via the coding sequence GTGTGCGAGCGAGCCAAGATTACGCCCGCCGCAGCTCCTCGGGCCGCCTCCGACGCCACCCACCTCGCCGCCCTCGCCGCGGCCAGCTTCGGGCTCGGTCACCGGGTGGCCGACACCGTCCGATGTGGCGAGTTCCGGGAGTCGGTCGTCCGCACGACCACCGGGTGCGTGGTGACCTACCCGGCCGGGCGTTCCGCCCTGCTGACCCTGGTCACCGTGTCGCCCGGCGAGGATCTCGAAGCGCTGCACGAGGAGGCCCGCGCCGTGGCCCGTCGGGCCGGCACGGTGGTGGACCGGCGCGGTGGGGGTGTCGGCGCCACCGCCGTTGCGGAGGCACACGGGCCGCTGGCCGTGCGTACACCGATGGCGACCCTGCCGGCGCAGTTGCGCCGCCCGTCCCGACCCACCTGGCGTCGGCCGCCGATCTGA